Proteins from one Chelonia mydas isolate rCheMyd1 chromosome 14, rCheMyd1.pri.v2, whole genome shotgun sequence genomic window:
- the POU5F1 gene encoding POU domain, class 5, transcription factor 1: protein MAGHVGQELGRPYPLAGQGLHLDAVPPGPANAPHEGPGSFLPEAYNGVAPGQGYGYRLDYGPQGGLLETQPGDPAGHQALLRAWCPFPMGGEGWAPPYGPAQPTAAYEGLKPDVKPERECGQQGPIYGHPAQAWGGCFLPQAAARPLAALPPPPPGPAGEGGEGSGASSPRSDGSGGSPGAPAAPGEVKADEAESGDEETPSTEEMEQFAKELKHKRITLGFTQADVGLALGVLYGKMFSQTTICRFEALQLSFKNMCKLKPLLQRWLDEADGNANLQEMCSMESALLQARKRKRTSIETAARGSLESYFLRCPKPSLQEITHIAHDLHLDKDVVRVWFCNRRQKGKRSGGCSGRDDCEGGALPFAPPGQLPGPPMGHHPPPPQGYNAAAFATLYVPQFHHGGEPFDPTPPGPPLMGHPMHST, encoded by the exons ATGGCCGGCCACGTGGGGCAGGAACTGGGGCGCCCGTACCCCTTGGCGGGGCAGGGCCTGCACCTGGACGCCGTCCCACCGGGCCCGGCCAACGCGCCCCACGAGGGGCCCGGCAGCTTCCTGCCTGAGGCCTACAATGGGGTGGCCCCCGGGCAGGGCTACGGCTACCGGCTGGACTACGGGCCGCAGGGGGGGCTCCTGGAGACGCAGCCGGGGGACCCCGCCGGgcaccaggccctgctccgtgcctGGTGCCCCTTCCCCATGGGCGGGGAGGGCTGGGCGCCCCCCTacggccctgcccagcccactgCGGCCTACGAAGGCCTGAAGCCCGACGTCAAGCCGGAGCGGGAGTGCGGCCAACAGGGCCCCATCTACGGGCACCCGGCCCAGGCCTGGGGGGGCTGCTTCCTGCCCCAGGCCGCTGCCCGCCCCCTGGCCGCtctgccccctccgccccctggcCCCGCAGGCGAGGGGGGCGAGGgcagtggggccagcagcccccggAGCGATGGCAGCGGGGGCAGCCCCGGGGCGCCGGCGGCCCCCGGCGAGGTCAAGGCGGACGAGGCCGAGAGCGGGGACGAG gagaCCCCCAGCacggaggagatggagcagtttGCCAAGGAGCTGAAGCACAAGAGGATCACGCTGGGGTTCACGCAGGCCGACGTGGGGCTGGCCCTGGGTGTGCTGTACG ggaagATGTTCAGCCAGACGACCATCTGCCGCTTCGAGGCCCTGCAGCTGAGCTTCAAGAATATGTGCAAGCTGAAACCACTCCTGCAGCGCTGGCTGGACGAGGCCGACGGCAACGCCAACCtgcaggag ATGTGCAGCATGGAGAGCGCCCTGCTCCAGGCCCGCAAGCGGAAGCGAACCAGCATCGAGACGGCGGCGCGGGGCTCCCTGGAGAGCTACTTTCTGCGCTGCCCCAAGCCCAGCCTGCAGGAGATCACCCACATCGCCCACGACCTGCACCTCGACAAGGAC GTGGTCCGCGTCTGGTTCTGCAACCGCCGGCAGAAGGGGAAGCGCAGCGGGGGCTGCTCCGGGCGTGACGACTGTGAGGGGGGGGCCCTGCCCTTCGCTCCCCCCGGCCAGCTGCCGGGGCCCCCCATGGggcaccaccccccgcccccccagggctACAACGCCGCCGCCTTTGCCACCCTCTACGTGCCCCAGTTCCACCACGGGGGGGAGCCCTTCGACCCCACTCCCCCTGGGCCCCCCCTAATGGGCCACCCCATGCACTCCACCTGA
- the TCF19 gene encoding transcription factor 19 — protein sequence MPSEALPCFQLLRMGPACPGDDPNRDLHTFRPAGPHCTYRLGRRAEVCDVPLVSERNPGLVSRIHAEIHAERDPHSTAGEWRVCLVDCSTHGTYVNAVRVPRGRRLELSDGDLVTFGHPDPVPEGCALAPPPDDSEFCFLFQKVRVQPQDFAAITAPKAPWPLPCGFKPVLPGGNHRIRPLARPAGPSRPSRPKATLILSSIGSLSKLKPQPLTFTLNRGPRSEPPTRPGASRSRRKSAHTLLPELEDEVTRLDEEPWACEPDGYSCQSPLRKAPEGAGSGRAQPDARLKVQVTPSGKRRGRPRKHPLRDTCQVFSQTLLTAEPCAAPRCRLPQDETVQWVQCDGCDAWFHVACVGCSYSAVQEADFRCGGCRT from the exons ATGCcgtctgaggccctgccctgcttccagctgctgcGGATGGGCCCAGCCTGCCCGGGGGATGACCCGAACCGGGACCTGCACACCTTCCGGCCAGCTGGGCCGCACTGCACCTACCGGCTGGGGCGCCGGGCCGAGGTCTGCGACGTCCCCCTGGTGTCGGAGCGCAACCCGGGGTTGGTGTCCCGCATCCACGCTGAGATCCACGCCGAGAGGGACCCGCACAGCACCGCCGGGGAGTGGCGGGTCTGCCTGGTGGACTGCAGCACCCATG GCACCTACGTCAATGCGGTGCGGGTGCCCCGGGGCCGGCGCCTGGAGCTGAGCGACGGAGACCTGGTCACCTTCGGCCACCCGGACCCTGTGCCTGAGGGCTGCGCCCTGGCACCCCCGCCTGACGACTCGGAGTTCTGCTTCCTCTTCCAGAAGGTACGGGTGCAACCTCAGGATTTCGCCGCCATCACGGCCCCCAAGGCCCCCTGGCCGCTCCCCTGCGGCTTCAAACCCGTGCTGCCTGGCGGCAACCATCGCATCCGCCCACTAGCCCGGCCCGCGGGGCCCTCTCGCCCTTCCCGCCCCAAGGCCACCCTGATCCTCAGCTCCATCGGCAGCCTCAGCAAGCTCAAACCACAGCCGCTGACTTTCACCCTGAACCGGGGTCCGAGGTCGGAGCCTCCCACCCGGCCCGGGGCCTCCAGGAGCCGTCGGAAGTCGGCCCACACGCTGCTCCCCGAGCTGGAGGATGAGGTGACCCGGCTGGACGAGGAGCCGTGGGCTTGTGAGCCGGACGGATACAGCTGCCAAAGCCCACTGCGGAAGGCGCCGGAAGGGGCGGGGAGCGGCAGGGCGCAGCCGGATGCGCGACTGAAGGTCCAGGTCACGCCAAGCGG GAAGCGGCGGGGGCGGCCGCGGAAGCACCCGCTGCGTGACACCTGCCAGGTGTTCTCGCAGACGCTGCTGACGGCGGAGCCCTGTGCGGCCCCGCGCTGCCGCCTGCCCCAGGACGAGACGGTGCAGTGGGTGCAGTGCGACGGCTGCGACGCCTGGTTCCACGTGGCCTGCGTGGGCTGCAGCTACAGCGCCGTCCAGGAGGCCGACTTCCGCTGCGGGGGCTGCCGCACGTAG